The following are encoded together in the Montipora foliosa isolate CH-2021 chromosome 12, ASM3666993v2, whole genome shotgun sequence genome:
- the LOC137980632 gene encoding polycystin-1-like protein 3, producing the protein MSYYIHLEIAQVNNSNLIAFEENPYTWNPTSKVIHSKVIDITLRNDKGKVLEIANLSQPVGLKIPMKKKDEVSKFEKQRQHLFLKLGAIRYHKFVIPSRQYLVSLRITTLEDRRLDVYFGRGFKPSSINYTSVTSLPNFSSCLNEKFNRFYNCSIDPHTVSLFDNDSGLYFIGIKLADFKDDPVARIRRSFDDSKKERQKSCLNVKDPPTNPPPPQVAIVPQYDSFTDVNYTYSVTMGACLYWSEEGQKWSSRGCKLGQDAVPEKVHCLCNHLTSFGGDFFVAPNNIEFEKVWVEFGRLGESGNYAVLATVCCMLGLYIVGLIFARRADMNDVRKVISEYSLSERDKEGYNYSISIQTGIWRNSGTTANVGMVLYGMDDISGQIIFRCSGLGRMFFARGSVNTFKITLERSLGSLFKIYVWHDNFGDSPSWFLVQTVVEDVQTNEKWHFIANRWLAIEKRKGELNTELRAASTADLSEFKNVFHSRTQIALGDSHLWISLFTKPPHDLFTRCQRLSCCMSIVFCAMMYFTLDQYRLVGQR; encoded by the exons atgtcTTATTAtatccatttagaaatcgcaCAAGTTAATAACTCAAAT CTTATCGCATTCGAAGAAAATCCTTACACATGGAATCCTACTTCGAAAGTCATCCATTCCAAGGTTATTGACATCACTTTAAGAAATGACAAGGGAAAGGTGCTTGAGATTGCAAACCTTAGCCAGCCAGTAGGATTAAAGAtaccaatgaaaaaaaaagatgaggTGTCAAAATTTGAAAAGCAACGTCAACACTTATTTTTAAAGCTAGGGGCTATCCGGTATCACAAGTTTGTAATTCCATCAAGGCAATATCTTGTGTCCCTAAGAATCACTACCTTGGAAGACCGACGCTTGGATGTGTATTTTGGACGAGGATTTAAACCGAGTAGCATCAACTACACTTCCGTGACTTCACTGCCTAATTTTTCTTCCTGTCTGAATGAGAAATTTAACCGATTCTACAATTGCTCAATAGACCCCCATACTGTGTCACTTTTTGATAATGATTCAGGTCTTTACTTCATTGGTATTAAACTAGCTGATTTCAAGGACGACCCCGTTGCTAGAATCCGAAGGTCTTTTGATGattcaaagaaagaaagacagAAGTCTTGCTTGAACGTGAAGGATCCCCCAACAAATCCACCTCCACCTCAAGTGGCGATAGTTCCGCAGTATGACTCCTTCACCGACGTAAATTATACTTATTCCGTAACTATGGGAGCTTGTCTGTATTGGTCGGAAGAGGGACAGAAGTGGTCAAGTAGAGGGTGTAAG ctgggCCAAGATGCTGTTCCTGAAAAAGTTCACTGTCTATGTAACCATCTCACATCCTTTGGCGGAGACTTCTTTGTGGCTCCAAACAATATCGAGTTTGAGAAGGTGTGGGTGGAATTTGGTAGATTGGGAGAGAGTGGCAACTATGCTGTTCTAGCCACTGTCTGCTGTATGTTAGGGTTGTACATCGTGGGTCTAATTTTTGCACGGCGCGCTGACATGAACGACGTGCGGAAG GTTATTTCAGAATACAGCCTTTCGGAAAGGGACAAAGAAGGGTATAACTACTCCATTTCCATACAAACTGGCATCTGGAGGAATTCAGGCACAACAGCTAATGTTGGGATGGTATTATATGGCATGGACGATATCTCAGGACAAATAATATTTAGATGTAGTGGCCTAGGGAGGATGTTCTTTGCCCGAGGTAGTGTGAATACCTTCAAAATTACCCTCGAGAGATCATTGGGATCTTTGTTTAAGATATATGTGTGGCATGATAATTTTGGAGATAGTCCGTCGTGGTTTCTTGTGCAAACTGTCGTTGAGGACGTCCAGACAAatgaaaaatggcattttataGCAAATCGATGGCTTGCTATTGAGAAAAGGAAAGGTGAATTAAACACTGAGTTGAGGGCCGCGTCGACCGCTGATCTGTCGGAGTTCAAGAATGTTTTTCATTCTCGGACACAAATAGCTTTGGGTGATTCACATCTTTGGATTTCTCTGTTTACCAAGCCACCGCACGATCTCTTTACACGATGTCAGAGACTATCATGCTGCATGTCCATCGTATTCTGCGCCATG ATGTATTTCACATTGGACCAATATCGATTAGTTGGACAGAGATAA
- the LOC137980633 gene encoding uncharacterized protein KIAA1958-like encodes MAASTRFATVSEDEIANFKENAVPKSTKEATKFGVKLFKELFKHQSEFTTEFENMEVTELNKCLSKFHLSTRKGDGSYYKKSSLLSIRAAIDRHLKSPPYNKQFSICSTTEFHEANKTLNAYLKHLSSSGKISATVHKAPLTREVVQKLYEKGELATSTRNDPRALLQTAWFFIFLYFGKKGRENQALMIKSMLQLIKTTNGEEYFQLNRNEPGTVLTTKDHTGGLEATEDHSDGKIFSKPGMERCPVELIKVYLSHLNPENEAFFQKPRDLSAKFSSDICTVWYSACKLGHNTLENMLRNMTTRAGISPYLTNHSMRATTVTVLSSNNIETRRIKAVTGHRSDTSIQSYFERPTLDQFKDMSSALSSFIKGKEKQQLDITGPSQDSRLAITAPAVGSGDASAPRQSYLSSQ; translated from the exons atggccgccagtactcgttttgccactgtaagtgaagatgaaattgcaaattttaaagaaaacgctGTCCCTAAATCGACCAAAGAGGCTACCAAATTTGGTGTTAAGCTATTCAAAG AATTGTTTAAACATCAAAGCGAGTTTACAACAGAGTTTGAAAATATGGAAGTCACCGAGTTAAACAAATGCTTGTCAAAATTCCATTTGTCAACGAGGAAAGGAGACGGAAGTTATTacaaaaaatcaagtttactCTCGATCCGAGCTGCAATTGACCGGCATTTGAAGTCACCTCCGTACAACAAGCAATTCAGTATTTGCAGCACCACAGAGTTTCACGAGGCCAATAAAACACTGAATGCTTATCTTAAACATCTGTCCAGCTCAGGCAAAATATCAGCAACGGTTCACAAAGCGCCATTAACAAGAGAGGTCGTCCAAAAGCTGTACGAGAAAGGCGAACTTGCTACGTCAACAAGAAATGACCCTCGCGCCTTACTTCAAACCGCTTGGTTTTTCATTTTCCTGTACTTTGGAAAAAAAGGCAGAGAAAATCAAGCTCTGATGATAAAGTCAATGCTTCAACTAATAAAGACCACCAATGGCGAAGAATACTTCCAATTGAACAGAAATGAGCCGGGAACTGTCCTAACAACGAAGGACCACACTGGGGGCCTTGAAGCGACAGAAGATCATTCAGACGggaagattttttcaaaaccaGGTATGGAAAGATGTCCAGTTGAGCTTATCAAGGTATACCTGTCACACCTGAATCCTGAAAACGAGGCTTTCTTCCAAAAGCCAAGAGATTTAAGTGCCAAATTCAGTTCGGATATTTGTACAGTTTGGTATTCCGCCTGTAAGCTTGGCCACAACACCCTCGAGAATATGTTGAGAAACATGACCACCAGAGCTGGAATTTCACCATATTTAACCAACCACTCGATGAGAGCAACCACCGTGACAGTTCTGTCATCCAACAACATTGAGACCCGTAGAATTAAAGCGGTCACAGGTCACCGAAGTGACACAAGCATCCAGAGCTACTTTGAAAGACCAACACTTGACCAGTTCAAAGATATGTCTTCGGCCCTCTCTTCCTTTATCAAAGGCAAGGAAAAACAGCAACTTGATATCACAGGTCCATCTCAAGACTCAAGACTGGCAATTACGGCTCCAGCCGTCGGCTCTGGCGATGCTTCAGCCCCAAGACAGAGCTACCTCAGTTCTCAATAA